The following is a genomic window from Fusarium oxysporum Fo47 chromosome IV, complete sequence.
CTTGTCTCGTAGCGGTTCCAGAGTTTTTGTTGTATAATCTCACAACATCGGTAGGGAATTGGTCCATTTGCAAGTCATGTCAAATCCAAGGCAAACAGAGTTGCATTGGGAACTCCAACAACACCATTACTCCAAGGGCAAGTCTACCCCGCTGAACTTGTTACGGATCGAACAAGAAGGGAGATATACGGAGTACCTACTCAAAGCATGCCGGGGGGCTGTGATGACTTGGACAGTAGGCATCGCTCCGCACCGTCACAGATCTCCTTCATGTGAAGGGAGCATCAAAGGAATACCAAGCACTGAAGACATTCATTACCAAACTTTTTATAACTTGCAATATGTCTTGCTTAGGCTGGCCTCCTTAATGATCTTCATATGTGATTGTCCACAAAGTTGCTGGATAATAGTCTTAAACCTACACATAGATAGAATGTGGTTTCGTGTAACTGGCACCCTTACCTACCACGAGATACCGATTCTATGAGAGGCAAGAAAGCTTAGAATCTGTATGCTAAGTGATTAAAAGACTgaggtaagtttagtatatattaGCAAGTCTTTAGACTAGTTGATTTTGGCACCTCAGTTTGGCAtctgaagttttcttgctccctgagcCTATACGACCGCTAACCGTAAGCTCGCATTGTCGCTTCACCTATTCCTCTGGCCATAAACAAGGAATATGGTTTTTTCTCTCACTCGCTGTTTCAGCCTTCGGGTAAAGGGAATGGAAACGTAAATCAGGATTGTTATTCTGTGTGAGCCCCGGTGTGGGTGCTTGTGACTGAGTCTGATTGTCAGGCAGGACTATCCATTGGACTCGACAAAGGAGATTGAGCTCCATATCCTTATAATACAAAGGCTAATATCAGGAATCGACTTGTTTGAGTGGCTCAGTATATAAGCCACCTACTTAAGATAGGCAGGAGAATAAGTGCTTGGTCTTCATGAAACCCTTGGTCTAAGCAACCAGTGAATTGAGTGGAAAGCTTCAATCCGGGAACGGGTAAACAAAGTTGGATACTTAGGAGGAATCAAGattaagataaaaaaaaataaaaattatatatatatatatatatatatataggcAATCAGAAGAGAAACTATGATGGATTTCTCGTTACCATGGATTTCTGTTTACCTATATAGATTCACTTGAGATTGTATTGTTTGTGCAGGGTAAGGAACTTTCAAATCAAAACGGTGACAAGACCTTGATCTCCAACGGTCATCTCTACGATTGCCGACCATTAACCGTTTGGAGAGCACCACTGAATGAGCTTCCCCTGGTCTAGGCCCAAATAACTCTTCCAGGCGGACAAGGCACCTCGTCAGAGGTGAAGCTGATGCGGCTAGTCCGAAAACGGTAAAGCCTTTGGCTCCCGATTCTTGGGGCCACCTAGAAATTATCTCTACCTCTGAGGTAGCCTTGCTACAGCTACGAAAATCCACCTCCCCGTGATTGCCTCCCTGTCTTCCATTCCACATCGTCACCTCTTTTGATACCCATTCATCCTCTTCTGGGAGCTCTATCTCACTATCAGAGCATCCTTTCTCACCGTACACGCGATTATCCGAACACGCGAATCTTCGACCGACTTCGAACGCATAGAATCAGTTGATTGATAGAATGGCTGCTGTGAGTGCTCTCCCCATGACATGGCCCCTTCTATTATCCGCTATTTGCCCATCTCCCTCGCACTGTTCACGGCTTTCCACAAGCGAGCATAAGCTTCGCATTATTTGCAACACCTTGCCAGATGGCCCATGGCCACTTCTGCCTTTCTCGCATTCTCCGTGTTGCCTTGCTCCCAAGCCCGCCTTCTCCCCGCTCGCGTGTTGTCCCGCCGTTGCGCCCCGTTAGATGGCCTCAACTTCGAGATCCGCAACTCCACGTTCATATGCACTTCCACGAAAATGCGATTACCCCGACTGCGCAGTCGGCCACTTTGAAGAAAACATTAGTTAACACATCCCCAACAGCCGCGAGCATACAATAACCCGGGCCCAGGCTACCTTCAGAATGGTGCTGGTGGTCTTCCTCCCACTGGTGCTGCACCACTTTTGCCCAACCAGGGTCGCGTCCTTCAAACCGGTCCCCTAAGAGTTCTGTGTATTGCCGATGTTCGAGGTTGGTAATTATGGGCGAAGCAGTCGGACAAACACTGAACACCATATAGGAAACCTGAGATCACTCAATGATCTTGCGAAACAAGCCCGAGCTGACCATATCATCCACACCGGTGATTTTGGTTTCTACGACGACACTTCCCTGGAACGAATCGCCGAGAAGACGCTTAAGCATGTTGCGCAGTATTCGCCCTTGATTTCCGAGCCTGTAAAGAAGGCTATTCAACAAGGAGGACCAGGCCCCGTAAAGTCCCGATTCCCGCCAAATGAGCTTCCTCTCTCGGAGCTGCCTCTCCTTATCAGCGGTGAGGTCAAGCTTGATGTTCCCGTCTATACCGTCTGGGGTGCTTGCGAAGATGTCCGAGTACTAGAGAAGTTCCGAACCGGCGAGTACAAGGTCCCTAACCTGCACATCATCGACGAGGCTCGATCAATGCTACTGGAGGTTGGCGGTGTTAAGTTGCGACtacttggtcttggtggtgctGTTGTCATGCATAAGCTTTTTGATAATGGCGAAGGCCGCACTACCATTGCTGGTGGTCAGGGTACTATGTGGACAACTCTCCTGCAAATGGGTGAGCTTGTCGACACGGCGCACCGAGTTTACGATCCTACCGAAACCCGCATCTTTATCACACATGCGTCTCCTGCTCGTGAGGGCATCTTGAACCAGCTCTCAGTGACCCTTAAGGCCGACTTCTCTATCTCTGCCGGACTCCACTTCCGATATGGTAGTTCTTACAATGAGTTCAGCGTCAACCCTACTCTCGACCATTACCGTGGCAAGCTTGCTGCCTCCAAGGCTTCTTTCAACGACGTTTGGGAGACTGTCAAGAGTGAGGTGGAACCTGCTATCCAGCAGAATGAGGCCCAACAGAACCTTCTGAAGAATGCCCTGCAAATCGTCGAGAAGATGCCAAccactgctgctggtggCAACCCCTTTGGTGGCCCGGCTGCTGGCCAGGCTTCCCTCGGACAAGTCGACGAGAGTGCCTTCAAGAATATGTGGAACTTTAACCTTGCTGATGCGGCTTTTGGCTACCTGGTTCTCGAGATTCAGGATGGCCGTATTGGTACTGAGATGCGTGCTCAAggcttcaacttctctcACCGTGGCGCCAAGCAGCAGCCCGGCATTCCTCCCACCACAGCCGGTCCAGCCGGTATTCCTTCACCTGCCCCTCCCTCGACCCAGTCCAGCGTCCCCCCTCCTACCAGCCGACAGCCTTCAACAGTCCAGGCTGCTAAGCCAGCTGTCGCAACTCCTCTGACCGGCCCACCCAAGCCAGCGACTCCCCAACCTGCCCCAAGCTCGAGCAGTCCTGCTCCCGCTCCCCCCAGCAAAGACACCGAGAAGGCCACAGCTCCGGCTTCCGCTCCAGCTAACGGTTCAGCGCACCCTGAACGTGTTCCTTCTCCCGCTCCTAAGACACCTGCCTCGGACATCATCGGTCTTTTCATTATGAATGTTAACACCGAGGATCAGTGCCGAGAACTGTTCAGcgaggaggacaagaacaagattcTCAAGGTTGACAAGTGGGGTAATTCAAACAAGGTTGTTCAGTTCAAGACAGCAGAGGACCGTGATGCTGCTTTGGCCAGACTTCCTGAGGATGTCAAGACTAGAACCCAGGAGGACCGATCCAAGCCTCTGGTCAAGATTTTCCAACATCGCGAGGGCAAGACATATGCCAACCGAGGTGGTGCTGGTAACTGGGGTGCCAGCGGACGCGGCGGTGCCACCAACACCAGTGGATATCGCAGCGCTGGAGGAGCCAGTGACTCCGAATCTAACCGACGCGGTGGACGCGGTGGTCGCGGTCGTGGCGGAGATCGTGGACGGGGTGGACGTGGTCGAGGAGGCCTCAAGGGGGAGGGAGGCACCTCTTCACCTGCCGCCGCTCCCGCCACACCCGCCGCCGATTAATATCATACTCAAAATTTGAGTGTCACTACATAACCGTTCTGAGGCCTTGGCCCCTCCCATGCGCCTTTTATTATCTTTGCCTGCTTTTTTTGGGCATCACCTGTTTGTTACGccttgatctgatctgataGGGGCTTAAGCAACAGGAAAAGCGAGGATATCTCACCGGCCTCGTTTTCATGTATCGTGTACCTAATGAGATTTCGGAGTCGAAAATCCTTGACATCGAGGGTACGGCTTCTTTAGTTTTGACCTGTATGGAGTTCAGTTGTGAAGAGAATTAAAAAAACATCGTTCTGGGCCCTGGAAAGCATTTCGGAGACGTGGATGTGATGATGACGTTCACGGAAGCTGGATTAGGGGATTAGGTTGAGGACGATTTGGAATGAATTAACTTCCTATTGTACAATGCTAGACTCTGATTGACTATTCGTGA
Proteins encoded in this region:
- a CDS encoding uncharacterized protein (of unknown function-domain containing protein) — encoded protein: MAAPRAYNNPGPGYLQNGAGGLPPTGAAPLLPNQGRVLQTGPLRVLCIADVRGNLRSLNDLAKQARADHIIHTGDFGFYDDTSLERIAEKTLKHVAQYSPLISEPVKKAIQQGGPGPVKSRFPPNELPLSELPLLISGEVKLDVPVYTVWGACEDVRVLEKFRTGEYKVPNLHIIDEARSMLLEVGGVKLRLLGLGGAVVMHKLFDNGEGRTTIAGGQGTMWTTLLQMGELVDTAHRVYDPTETRIFITHASPAREGILNQLSVTLKADFSISAGLHFRYGSSYNEFSVNPTLDHYRGKLAASKASFNDVWETVKSEVEPAIQQNEAQQNLLKNALQIVEKMPTTAAGGNPFGGPAAGQASLGQVDESAFKNMWNFNLADAAFGYLVLEIQDGRIGTEMRAQGFNFSHRGAKQQPGIPPTTAGPAGIPSPAPPSTQSSVPPPTSRQPSTVQAAKPAVATPLTGPPKPATPQPAPSSSSPAPAPPSKDTEKATAPASAPANGSAHPERVPSPAPKTPASDIIGLFIMNVNTEDQCRELFSEEDKNKILKVDKWGNSNKVVQFKTAEDRDAALARLPEDVKTRTQEDRSKPLVKIFQHREGKTYANRGGAGNWGASGRGGATNTSGYRSAGGASDSESNRRGGRGGRGRGGDRGRGGRGRGGLKGEGGTSSPAAAPATPAAD